The following coding sequences are from one Dreissena polymorpha isolate Duluth1 chromosome 8, UMN_Dpol_1.0, whole genome shotgun sequence window:
- the LOC127842404 gene encoding uncharacterized protein LOC127842404, translated as MGEMNDLVLQTIIFGVVVLMMSVGQCLWCQMDRQRDTEEKKKRNTEGNETSQAKPTEKKRAKLYTTDSENDKNAPDLLNKERTQRQDQIQRQRSHEASKQMLFGVYCNVVSTLEEYEARTNRGTTMPKSNINLPDQSRKTLKDVRWNVQTQLLVFEEQSKACPTEVKHEVNKTLRKKTLIWAAVREENKLEIEDTDYFICQLYEILVKGKTRHAFLDKPRKPTSYKTIQDTIPIIMIGKHNTAMLDETFKKDPKTIASSPMTRTAYTDDAFKLGACRLKRIKHGLSQDLNKDVEDFEREGPDDLK; from the exons GTTAATGATGTCTGTGGGTCAATGTCTATGGTGTCAGATGGACCGGCAAAG AGATACAGAAGAGAAGAAAAAACGGAATACCGAAGGGAATGAAACATCTCAGGCAAAACCAACTGAAAAAAAGCGAGCAAAATTGTACACGACAGACAGCGAAAACGATAAAAATGCACCAGATTTGTTGAACAAAGAACGGACTCAACGGCAAGATCAAATTCAGCGTCAACGATCACATGAAG CAAGCAAACAGATGCTTTTTGGTGTTTACTGCAATGTGGTATCTACGCTTGAAGAATACGAAGCACGAACAAACAGGGGTACAACGATGCCGAAATCAAATATAAACTTGCCCGATCAGTCGAGAAAAACGCTTAAAgat GTCAGATGGAATGTTCAAACGCAACTGTTGGTGTTTGAAGAGCAAAGCAAAGCATGTCCAACCGAGGTAAAACATGAAGTAAACAAAACGTTGAGAAAGAAAACACTAATATGGGCTGCAGTGAGGGAGGAAAATAAATTAGAAATAGAGGATACAGATTATTTCATATGTCAGCTGTATGAAATTCTTGTCAAAGGAAAGACTCGCCACGCATTTCTTGACAAACCAAG GAAGCCTACttcatacaaaacaatacaagACACAATACCCATTATTATGATAGGAAAACATAACACCGCCATGTTAGATGAAACATTTAAGAAAGATCCCAAAACGATTGCTTCTAGTCCAATGACAAGAACTGCTTATACAGACGACGCTTTTAAGCTAG GTGCATGCCGTCTAAAACGTATAAAGCATGGTTTGAGTCAAGACCTGAACAAAGATGTGGAAGATTTCGAACGAGAGGGGCCCGATGACTTAAAATAA